One Methanolobus sp. WCC4 DNA segment encodes these proteins:
- a CDS encoding glycosyltransferase family 4 protein — translation MKDEAIWKDIGVISKNVQCSYIKTFKATDSRNIFSIYRMLQEIKDFNPDIIDLRAGNPWMIILFPLLRKYPIISTFVTSNPRAGEKELIHYRLYSYITKKYSDHLIVFDSFSKDDISSNYSVSPSKISIIPIGDYTGVFTSMKTNIMSNLDENEHKFILFLGRIVAYKGLEFLIKAEPAITKEVPDAKIIIAGPCDDFSYYENLMINKDSFIVYNSWIEGEKIHDLFSKSNVVVLPYIEYSKSDNIQLAYAFKKPIVATQLGSVSEYILDGRTGYLVPPMDIEALSDAIIKILNNPDLAKDMGENGFEILKRGFISWPNIISQTTDIYSNLSNKDNDPSEYIV, via the coding sequence TTGAAAGATGAAGCCATTTGGAAAGATATTGGTGTAATATCTAAAAATGTTCAGTGTTCGTACATTAAAACCTTTAAGGCAACTGATTCACGAAATATATTTTCGATTTATCGTATGCTACAAGAAATAAAAGACTTTAATCCGGATATAATTGATTTAAGGGCTGGCAATCCTTGGATGATTATCCTGTTTCCTTTGTTAAGAAAATATCCTATAATATCTACATTTGTAACTTCTAATCCAAGGGCTGGTGAAAAAGAACTAATCCACTATAGGCTGTACTCTTACATTACAAAAAAATACTCCGACCATTTGATAGTATTTGATTCATTTTCAAAAGATGACATTTCTAGTAATTATTCAGTGTCTCCTTCAAAAATAAGTATTATTCCTATTGGTGATTATACTGGTGTGTTTACATCTATGAAGACAAATATAATGTCGAATTTGGACGAGAATGAACACAAATTCATTTTGTTCTTAGGAAGAATTGTTGCTTACAAGGGTTTGGAATTTCTTATTAAAGCTGAACCTGCTATCACAAAAGAAGTGCCAGATGCTAAGATTATAATTGCAGGTCCATGTGATGATTTTTCATATTACGAAAATTTAATGATAAACAAGGACTCTTTCATAGTCTATAACTCTTGGATTGAGGGTGAAAAGATTCATGATTTGTTCTCAAAATCAAATGTCGTGGTGTTACCTTATATAGAGTATTCAAAAAGTGATAATATTCAGTTAGCTTATGCTTTTAAAAAACCAATCGTTGCAACGCAATTAGGTAGTGTCTCAGAATATATCCTAGATGGTAGAACTGGTTATTTAGTACCTCCAATGGATATTGAAGCGCTAAGTGATGCAATAATAAAAATACTAAATAATCCTGATTTAGCAAAGGATATGGGTGAAAACGGGTTTGAGATATTAAAGCGCGGTTTTATTTCCTGGCCAAACATTATATCGCAGACTACAGATATTTACTCAAACCTTTCAAATAAAGATAATGATCCATCGGAATACATAGTATGA
- a CDS encoding acyltransferase has protein sequence MSRKLFRWIVQDYPNKILMSVGRFLPYTYKKWLASNHPDPEIRIKFFKLTGIEIGDDTFVNQNVIIVDDRFSTQIKVKIGDRVAISPGVILISCSSPNNSLLKSNDYVKGNLIKTEDITIGNDAWIGAGAIILPGVDIGEKAIIGAGAVVTKDVPAMTIVSGVPAKINKKVEEHTQNLNKNTIVENVE, from the coding sequence ATGTCAAGAAAGTTATTTAGATGGATTGTTCAAGATTATCCTAATAAAATATTAATGTCTGTTGGCAGATTTTTACCGTACACTTACAAAAAATGGCTAGCTTCAAATCATCCGGATCCTGAAATAAGAATAAAGTTTTTTAAATTAACAGGAATTGAAATTGGGGACGATACTTTTGTAAATCAAAATGTTATTATTGTCGATGATAGATTTTCAACTCAAATAAAAGTTAAAATCGGAGATAGAGTTGCTATATCCCCGGGTGTCATCTTGATATCTTGCTCATCACCAAATAACTCACTTCTTAAATCAAATGATTACGTAAAAGGTAATTTAATTAAAACTGAAGATATTACTATTGGAAATGATGCTTGGATAGGTGCTGGAGCTATAATTCTTCCTGGTGTTGATATTGGTGAGAAAGCAATTATAGGAGCTGGAGCAGTTGTGACAAAAGATGTCCCAGCAATGACAATTGTGTCAGGAGTACCAGCAAAAATCAATAAAAAGGTTGAAGAACATACTCAAAACTTGAATAAGAATACTATAGTAGAAAATGTAGAATAA